From Paracoccus suum, the proteins below share one genomic window:
- a CDS encoding heavy metal translocating P-type ATPase, with product MSGSATLTAASAERRASVMPTPEGHGQILLSVPGIRCGACVASVERRLAELPEVVSARANLTLRRVTVTLANAGADPLPVIEKLQALGYPASPIDTSDLGPQAESAQSRQLVRAMAVAGFGAANIMLLSVAVWSGADGATRETFHLISGLIALPIVAYSGRPFFDSALRALRAGRTNMDVPISIGILLAVALSVVETVQGGAHVFFDAAVTLIFFLLAGRYLDQLMREKARSAITGLARLAPKGASVERPDGTSEWLRLDAVAPGMILHIGPGETVPLDVRVVEGATDIDRSLVTGESMPIAAGLNATLEAGTRNLTGTLRAEVLRAADESFLAQMQRMLGEAEAGRGRYVRIADRAARLYAPVVHSLALLTFIGWVLATGDWRASAFVAISVLIITCPCALGLAVPVAHVVAAGRLMREGVLMKDGSALERLAQIDHVVFDKTGTLTTGQPRVSAAPTDPARRAAARALAAGSVHPAALAITAHLPECGPPASDLREVPGFGIEAVVSGRRARLGRSSWVAEIASGGTAPAGPAFAFERDTAEAFHLAETLRDGARETIAELEARGLTTAMLSGDVAERAKAMASRLGIAEVHDGATPADKIGYLNALQIDGRRAMMVGDGLNDTAALAAAHVSMAPSSASDAGRSAADLVFLRDGLQAVAVAHDLARRTARLVSQNIGLAVAYNCLAIPLAMAGQVTPLIAALAMSGSSLLVIGNALRLNRAGKMASTPSLPAAEGLEVPA from the coding sequence GTGTGACAGTGACGCTGGCGAACGCCGGCGCCGATCCGCTGCCGGTGATCGAGAAACTGCAGGCCCTCGGCTACCCGGCATCGCCCATCGACACCTCTGACCTGGGACCACAGGCCGAAAGCGCCCAAAGCCGCCAACTGGTTCGTGCCATGGCGGTTGCAGGTTTTGGCGCGGCCAACATCATGCTGCTATCGGTGGCGGTCTGGTCGGGCGCCGATGGCGCGACGCGCGAGACGTTCCACCTGATTTCCGGCCTGATCGCGCTGCCCATCGTCGCCTACTCCGGCCGGCCCTTCTTTGACTCTGCGCTGCGCGCTTTGCGGGCGGGGCGCACGAACATGGACGTGCCTATCTCGATCGGTATCCTGCTCGCCGTCGCGCTGAGCGTGGTCGAGACCGTCCAGGGCGGCGCGCATGTCTTTTTCGACGCGGCCGTTACGCTGATCTTTTTCCTTCTGGCCGGTCGCTACCTCGACCAGTTGATGCGCGAGAAAGCCCGCAGCGCGATCACCGGCCTCGCCCGTCTGGCCCCCAAGGGCGCCAGCGTGGAGCGACCGGACGGCACGTCGGAATGGCTGCGTCTCGACGCCGTGGCGCCTGGCATGATCCTGCACATCGGGCCGGGCGAGACGGTGCCGCTGGATGTCCGCGTGGTGGAGGGCGCGACGGATATCGATCGCTCGCTCGTCACGGGCGAGTCGATGCCGATTGCGGCAGGCCTCAACGCGACACTGGAGGCTGGAACGCGCAACCTGACTGGCACGCTGCGGGCCGAGGTGTTGCGCGCGGCTGACGAGTCATTCCTTGCCCAGATGCAACGCATGCTGGGCGAGGCCGAGGCCGGGCGCGGGCGCTATGTCCGTATTGCGGATCGCGCGGCGCGCCTCTATGCGCCGGTCGTCCACTCGCTGGCGCTGCTGACCTTCATCGGCTGGGTGCTGGCCACGGGCGACTGGCGCGCATCTGCCTTTGTCGCGATCAGCGTGCTGATCATCACCTGTCCCTGCGCGCTGGGCCTAGCCGTGCCGGTCGCCCATGTGGTCGCCGCCGGCCGGCTGATGCGCGAGGGCGTGCTGATGAAGGACGGGTCCGCCCTCGAACGGCTGGCGCAAATCGACCACGTCGTCTTCGACAAGACAGGCACGCTGACGACGGGCCAGCCGAGGGTCAGCGCGGCCCCGACCGATCCCGCACGGAGGGCTGCCGCCCGCGCGCTCGCCGCCGGGTCGGTGCACCCCGCGGCCTTGGCCATCACCGCGCATCTGCCCGAGTGCGGACCGCCGGCCTCCGACCTGCGCGAGGTGCCGGGTTTCGGCATCGAAGCCGTGGTTTCCGGCCGCCGCGCACGCCTCGGCCGCTCATCCTGGGTCGCCGAAATCGCGTCGGGCGGGACTGCGCCCGCCGGGCCGGCCTTCGCTTTCGAGCGTGACACCGCCGAAGCTTTCCATCTGGCCGAGACCCTGCGCGACGGCGCCCGCGAGACAATTGCGGAACTTGAGGCGCGGGGGCTGACGACCGCCATGCTGTCCGGGGACGTGGCAGAGCGCGCTAAGGCCATGGCCAGCCGGCTGGGCATTGCCGAGGTCCATGACGGTGCGACGCCCGCGGACAAGATCGGCTATCTCAATGCTCTGCAGATCGATGGACGCCGGGCAATGATGGTCGGCGACGGCCTCAATGATACGGCGGCACTTGCTGCGGCCCATGTGTCGATGGCCCCGTCGAGCGCCTCCGATGCTGGCCGCAGCGCCGCGGACCTGGTCTTTTTGCGAGACGGTTTGCAGGCGGTGGCCGTGGCGCACGACCTCGCGCGCCGCACCGCCCGGCTGGTGAGCCAGAATATCGGGCTTGCCGTCGCCTACAACTGCCTCGCCATCCCGCTCGCGATGGCGGGACAGGTCACGCCCTTGATCGCGGCGCTCGCGATGTCCGGCTCGTCGCTGCTGGTGATCGGCAACGCTCTGCGGCTGAACCGGGCGGGAAAGATGGCCTCGACACCGTCCTTGCCCGCCGCCGAGGGGCTGGAGGTGCCGGCATGA
- the ccoS gene encoding cbb3-type cytochrome oxidase assembly protein CcoS: MSILSLLIPVTLLMGLVGLAAFFWNLRHSQYEDLLGDAERILDDDDRPLPPTTCTGAFLRPSEKETAR, encoded by the coding sequence ATGAGCATCCTCTCGCTCCTCATTCCCGTTACCCTCCTCATGGGACTCGTCGGCCTCGCAGCCTTTTTCTGGAACCTGCGCCACAGCCAATACGAGGACCTGCTGGGCGATGCCGAACGCATCCTCGACGACGACGACCGCCCGCTTCCCCCGACGACCTGCACGGGCGCCTTCCTGCGCCCTTCTGAGAAAGAGACAGCGCGATGA
- the ccoN gene encoding cytochrome-c oxidase, cbb3-type subunit I has translation MVSRLTETERATAILISLLGLAIGLLMAVLGHGDPMGAHGWVVMAFCGVMIWLVVSHLYDPEPTEDRSASYYDDPTRVGIILALVWGVIAMGMGVWVAAQLAWPNLRFDAAWSSFGRLRPLHTSGVIFGFGGNALIATSYHVMQRTSRARIAGQLSPWFVLFGYNLFCIIAATGYLMGVTQSKEYAEPEWYADLWLVVVWVVYFVMYIRTLQRRNEPHIYVANWYYLAFILVVAMLHIINNLAVPASFFGAKSYSLFSGVQDAMTQWWYGHNAVAFFLTSGFLGMLYYFLPRRAERPIYSYRLSILSFWGIVFFYMWAGSHHLHYTALPYWVQTLGMTFSVMLLVPSWASAGNALMTLNGAWHKVRDDATLRFMMTAAVFYGLSTFEGSFMAVRQVNALSHYTDWTVGHVHAGAMGWVALISFGSIYAVTPLLFRRERMYSAAAVEWHFWLALAGTVIYVFAMWNSGIIQGLMWRTYNESGTLRYSFVDSLVAMHPYYIARAFGGLLFLIGAAIALWNVVMTIRHVPAERRAFDHPTDSEALEPAVPAAE, from the coding sequence ATGGTGTCACGGCTGACCGAAACCGAAAGAGCGACGGCGATCCTGATCTCGCTGCTTGGCCTCGCCATAGGGTTACTGATGGCGGTCCTTGGCCATGGCGATCCGATGGGTGCGCATGGCTGGGTGGTGATGGCCTTTTGCGGCGTGATGATCTGGCTTGTCGTCTCGCACCTCTACGACCCCGAGCCCACCGAGGATCGCTCGGCCTCCTACTACGACGACCCGACGCGCGTCGGCATCATCCTGGCCCTGGTCTGGGGGGTGATCGCGATGGGAATGGGCGTATGGGTCGCAGCCCAACTCGCATGGCCGAACCTGCGCTTTGACGCCGCCTGGTCCAGCTTTGGCCGGCTGCGTCCGCTGCACACCTCGGGCGTCATCTTCGGCTTTGGCGGCAACGCGCTGATCGCGACATCGTATCACGTCATGCAACGCACGTCGCGGGCGCGCATCGCCGGCCAGTTGTCGCCGTGGTTCGTGCTGTTCGGCTACAACCTGTTCTGCATCATCGCCGCGACCGGCTACCTGATGGGCGTCACCCAGTCCAAGGAATACGCCGAGCCGGAATGGTATGCCGACCTGTGGTTGGTTGTCGTCTGGGTGGTGTATTTCGTCATGTATATCCGTACCCTCCAACGCCGGAACGAGCCGCACATCTACGTCGCCAACTGGTACTACCTCGCCTTCATCCTGGTTGTGGCGATGCTACACATCATCAACAACCTCGCGGTGCCCGCCTCGTTCTTTGGCGCGAAAAGCTATTCGCTGTTCTCGGGCGTGCAGGACGCAATGACCCAGTGGTGGTACGGGCACAACGCGGTAGCGTTCTTCCTGACCTCGGGCTTTCTGGGGATGCTCTACTACTTCCTGCCCCGGCGGGCGGAACGGCCGATTTACTCTTACCGTCTGTCCATCCTCAGCTTCTGGGGGATCGTGTTCTTTTACATGTGGGCTGGCTCGCACCACCTGCATTACACCGCCCTGCCCTACTGGGTGCAGACGCTGGGCATGACATTCTCGGTCATGCTGTTGGTCCCGTCCTGGGCATCGGCGGGGAACGCGCTGATGACGCTGAACGGCGCGTGGCACAAGGTTCGGGACGACGCCACGCTGCGCTTCATGATGACCGCAGCCGTGTTTTACGGCCTCTCGACCTTCGAGGGTTCGTTCATGGCAGTCCGTCAGGTCAACGCGCTGTCGCACTATACCGACTGGACCGTGGGCCACGTCCACGCCGGCGCGATGGGATGGGTCGCGCTGATCTCTTTCGGGTCGATCTACGCGGTTACACCGCTGCTCTTCCGCCGCGAGAGGATGTACTCGGCCGCTGCGGTCGAGTGGCACTTCTGGCTCGCCCTGGCGGGTACCGTCATCTACGTCTTTGCGATGTGGAACAGCGGCATCATCCAGGGGCTGATGTGGCGGACCTATAACGAAAGCGGCACGCTGCGCTATTCGTTCGTCGACTCTCTGGTCGCGATGCATCCCTACTATATCGCCCGCGCTTTCGGGGGCCTGCTGTTCCTCATCGGGGCCGCCATCGCGCTGTGGAACGTCGTGATGACGATCCGCCATGTCCCGGCCGAGCGTCGCGCCTTTGACCATCCGACCGATTCCGAAGCCCTCGAGCCGGCCGTGCCGGCTGCGGAGTGA
- the ccoO gene encoding cytochrome-c oxidase, cbb3-type subunit II produces MNRLFRTLLKPFSAFFEGHARTHYRMERHSIALTIGIIIAAGVGGFVEIAPLFTIDETVEKVSDMRVYTPLEQAGRDIYVREACYTCHSQMIRTLRDEVERYGPYSLAVESKYDHPMLWGSKRTGPDLARLGDKFSDDWHVRHLIDPRDVVPESVMPQYAFLARTSLETASLPGRLEALRTVGVPYTDEMIANASLDALGQTRPDREQADGVVERYGEATHVRNFDDQPDRLTEMDALVAYLQVLGKLTTLPDQIKIVAEE; encoded by the coding sequence ATGAACCGCCTTTTCAGAACCTTGCTCAAACCCTTCTCTGCCTTCTTCGAAGGGCATGCCCGGACGCACTACCGGATGGAGCGTCACTCGATCGCGCTGACGATCGGTATCATCATCGCAGCGGGCGTTGGCGGCTTTGTCGAGATCGCCCCCCTGTTCACCATCGACGAGACGGTCGAGAAGGTCTCGGACATGCGCGTCTACACCCCGCTCGAGCAGGCAGGGCGCGACATTTATGTGCGCGAGGCCTGTTATACCTGCCACAGCCAGATGATCCGTACGCTGCGCGACGAGGTGGAGCGCTATGGCCCCTACTCGCTGGCGGTCGAGAGCAAGTACGATCATCCCATGCTTTGGGGATCCAAGCGCACCGGCCCCGACCTCGCCCGGCTGGGTGACAAGTTTTCCGACGACTGGCACGTGCGGCACCTCATCGACCCGCGCGACGTGGTGCCTGAGTCCGTGATGCCTCAGTATGCCTTCCTAGCGCGCACCTCACTCGAGACCGCGAGCCTGCCGGGTCGTTTGGAGGCGCTTCGGACCGTCGGCGTGCCCTACACCGACGAGATGATCGCGAACGCCAGCTTGGATGCGCTGGGCCAGACCAGGCCTGACCGCGAGCAGGCCGATGGCGTTGTCGAGCGCTATGGCGAGGCAACCCATGTCCGCAATTTCGACGATCAGCCCGACCGACTGACCGAAATGGACGCGCTCGTCGCCTATCTGCAGGTCCTCGGCAAGCTGACCACCCTCCCGGACCAGATCAAGATCGTAGCGGAGGAGTGA
- a CDS encoding cbb3-type cytochrome c oxidase subunit 3, with protein sequence MDFSHDSVVAFAKTFGLIYLVALSVGITIYAFWPSLGKRFDKAANSILDDENGPCR encoded by the coding sequence ATGGACTTTTCGCATGACAGCGTCGTCGCGTTCGCCAAGACCTTCGGCCTGATCTACCTGGTCGCGCTCTCGGTCGGGATCACCATCTACGCCTTCTGGCCGTCGCTGGGCAAACGCTTCGATAAGGCGGCAAACAGCATTCTGGATGACGAGAATGGCCCATGTCGGTAA
- the ccoP gene encoding cytochrome-c oxidase, cbb3-type subunit III — protein MSVKERDPLTGHQTTGHEWDGITELNTRVPRAVWWAVGLTHLWAVIVWVLLPTWPLVTTYTKGLLGLTDRGEVDAAIVQANAARADWADPVLAMPVDEIRADDALIGRVRQTGHSLFGDNCAGCHGRDARGGPGFPNLIDGDWLWGGDPDTIIETLNVGINSTHPDTRTSQMMAFGRDGMLTRPQILSVIGHIRALSRTDAAPSADNPAGAEIYADNCASCHGDDGRGMEEIGAPNLTDNQWIYGGDDDSVYRTIWGGRQGWMPSWQGRLSPTEIKILTTYLLDAGAQ, from the coding sequence ATGTCGGTAAAAGAACGCGATCCGCTGACCGGTCATCAGACCACCGGTCATGAATGGGACGGCATCACCGAACTGAACACCCGCGTTCCGCGCGCAGTGTGGTGGGCGGTGGGTCTGACACATCTGTGGGCGGTGATCGTCTGGGTATTGCTGCCCACCTGGCCACTGGTCACGACCTACACCAAGGGCCTGCTGGGCCTGACGGATCGCGGCGAGGTCGATGCCGCGATCGTTCAGGCCAATGCCGCGCGGGCCGACTGGGCCGACCCGGTCCTGGCGATGCCCGTGGACGAAATCCGCGCTGACGACGCACTGATCGGGCGCGTACGGCAGACCGGGCATTCGCTGTTTGGTGACAACTGCGCGGGCTGCCACGGTCGCGACGCGCGAGGCGGCCCCGGCTTTCCGAACCTGATCGACGGCGACTGGCTGTGGGGTGGCGATCCCGACACCATCATCGAGACGCTGAACGTCGGCATAAACTCGACCCACCCCGACACGCGCACCTCGCAGATGATGGCTTTTGGCCGGGACGGGATGCTGACACGACCGCAAATACTTTCGGTGATCGGCCACATCCGCGCGCTGTCGCGCACCGATGCCGCGCCGTCTGCCGACAATCCCGCAGGGGCCGAAATCTACGCCGACAACTGCGCCAGCTGCCACGGCGATGACGGGCGCGGCATGGAGGAAATCGGCGCCCCGAACCTGACCGACAACCAGTGGATCTACGGCGGCGACGATGATTCCGTCTACCGCACCATCTGGGGCGGGCGGCAGGGCTGGATGCCGTCCTGGCAGGGTCGGCTCAGCCCTACGGAGATCAAGATCCTGACCACCTATCTGCTCGATGCGGGGGCGCAATGA
- a CDS encoding DUF2189 domain-containing protein, with protein MLNDPVDPREPKELPPTDNPHAGGIVIPKVVPSLPRENPYVRSLPGRTALSWLGQGWRDLWANSLPSLLYGLGVFCLSAWIAWLLFHLELDYVLFPALAGFLVLGPLVANGLYEKSRRLELGERTSFLQMIFVRPASGYQALFMGVLLLGLFLLWLRAAVIIYALFFGVVGFPGIEDLGQMLLFTHKGWGLLIAGSAVGALFAAFGFAISVFALPMMLEERTDALTALGISMAMTWNNLRVMIVWGAIVLVLFAICVASLFIGLIVIFPLLGHATWHAYRTIRGTSHAGKPSERMFIRPA; from the coding sequence ATGTTGAACGACCCCGTCGACCCCCGCGAGCCCAAGGAACTGCCCCCGACAGACAATCCCCATGCCGGCGGGATCGTGATCCCGAAGGTGGTCCCATCGCTGCCGCGCGAGAACCCCTATGTACGCAGCCTTCCCGGCCGAACCGCACTTTCGTGGCTCGGTCAGGGATGGCGAGACCTCTGGGCGAACTCGCTTCCCAGCCTCCTTTACGGGCTGGGCGTGTTCTGCCTCTCGGCCTGGATCGCGTGGCTGCTGTTTCATCTGGAGCTGGACTATGTCCTCTTCCCTGCCCTCGCTGGTTTCCTGGTCCTCGGGCCGCTGGTCGCCAACGGCCTTTACGAGAAAAGCCGCCGGCTCGAGCTCGGCGAGCGCACCAGTTTTCTACAGATGATCTTCGTCCGGCCCGCCTCGGGCTACCAGGCGCTGTTCATGGGGGTCCTGCTGCTGGGCCTCTTCCTGCTGTGGCTGCGCGCCGCGGTCATCATTTACGCTCTGTTCTTTGGGGTCGTGGGGTTTCCCGGCATCGAGGACCTCGGGCAGATGCTGCTCTTCACCCACAAGGGCTGGGGCTTGCTGATCGCCGGCAGTGCCGTCGGCGCTCTCTTCGCCGCCTTCGGGTTTGCCATCAGCGTCTTCGCGCTGCCCATGATGCTGGAAGAGCGAACTGATGCCCTTACGGCGCTGGGCATCAGCATGGCCATGACCTGGAACAACCTGCGCGTGATGATCGTCTGGGGCGCAATCGTCCTGGTGTTGTTCGCGATCTGCGTGGCAAGCCTCTTTATCGGGTTGATCGTGATCTTCCCGCTGCTGGGCCACGCGACATGGCACGCCTATCGTACGATCCGCGGAACAAGCCACGCTGGAAAGCCGAGCGAACGGATGTTCATCAGGCCGGCATAA
- a CDS encoding c-type cytochrome has product MPSLDATAPIGAAPKTVEKAVDEDLRPPQFTTAQVERGRKAYMANCSDCHGDQLNNGEFGGAPLKGNYFDEHWGPTTVDALYSFTQSAMPPNRPGALTDKTYTDITTFLLSQNGYAASGSEMPPDMDAMATMTLER; this is encoded by the coding sequence ATGCCAAGCCTCGACGCCACGGCGCCGATCGGTGCTGCACCCAAGACCGTCGAAAAAGCGGTGGACGAAGACCTTCGCCCGCCGCAATTCACTACCGCGCAGGTCGAGCGTGGCCGGAAGGCCTACATGGCCAATTGCTCGGATTGCCATGGCGATCAGTTGAACAACGGGGAATTCGGGGGTGCGCCGCTGAAGGGTAATTACTTCGACGAGCATTGGGGTCCGACAACGGTCGACGCGCTCTACAGCTTTACCCAAAGCGCAATGCCGCCGAACCGGCCCGGCGCCCTGACAGACAAGACTTACACTGACATCACCACATTTCTGTTGTCGCAGAACGGCTATGCGGCGTCAGGTTCTGAGATGCCGCCTGATATGGACGCCATGGCCACCATGACGCTTGAGAGGTAG
- a CDS encoding pyrroloquinoline quinone-dependent dehydrogenase produces the protein MTFARLLTSSMWVAPLLVLGSVAVAQEKAAPNPLDAITPVTDEMLKKPADGDWLMWRRTYDGWGFSPLAQIDKTNVKNLEVAWVWSLSNGATETTPIVHDGVLFVYNYGDKIQALNAKTGDLLWEYQRELPQELIDAGGNNLAKRNMAIYDDKLIAATSDAFIIALDVKTGQVAWEKQTADWQKGWRYTSGPFIAEGKIIQGMTGCGNAQPGGCFVTGNDPKTGEELWRVYTIARPDDPKGGDTWNGLPLESRMGGSAWISGTYDPDQKLVFQGVGQPYPWIAEMRGTLPVKDGKNNDALYTDSTMAIDPASGELKWYHQYLKDDTWDLDYVYERQLIDLPVAGVDKKMLVTTGKLGIIEAIDRTNGDFLWATETVPQNVVSAIDEKTGEKTINQDAVPHIGKTTVNCPADPGGRGWPATAYSPKTQALYLPLNEFCSNTTPQPLDPGQVYTGGGRATYDRVPVPNSDGNIGRIDAVKLTDQSQMWSHRQRSPVTSAVLPTAGGLVFAGSWDRWFRAFDDETGDVLWETRVNNAINSFPISYEVDGKQYIAVAVGNGSSAARSWATLTPELLNPDGGSALWVFAVSDEKKTAAN, from the coding sequence ATGACATTCGCGCGTTTGTTAACCTCATCGATGTGGGTCGCACCCCTGTTGGTGCTCGGCAGCGTGGCAGTGGCGCAGGAGAAGGCCGCGCCGAATCCGCTGGACGCCATCACGCCCGTGACCGACGAGATGCTGAAGAAGCCGGCCGATGGCGACTGGCTGATGTGGCGGCGTACCTATGACGGCTGGGGCTTCTCGCCGCTCGCGCAGATAGACAAGACGAATGTGAAGAACCTGGAGGTCGCATGGGTGTGGTCGCTGTCGAACGGCGCGACGGAAACGACGCCCATCGTCCATGACGGGGTCCTGTTCGTCTACAACTACGGCGACAAGATCCAGGCGCTGAACGCCAAGACGGGCGATCTGCTCTGGGAATATCAGCGCGAGTTGCCGCAGGAATTGATCGACGCCGGTGGCAACAACCTCGCCAAGCGCAACATGGCCATCTACGATGACAAGCTGATCGCAGCGACCTCCGATGCCTTTATCATCGCGCTCGACGTCAAGACCGGCCAGGTCGCCTGGGAAAAGCAAACGGCCGACTGGCAAAAGGGCTGGCGCTACACCAGCGGCCCGTTCATCGCCGAGGGCAAGATCATTCAGGGGATGACTGGCTGCGGCAACGCCCAGCCGGGCGGCTGCTTCGTCACCGGCAACGATCCCAAGACCGGCGAGGAGCTCTGGCGTGTCTACACCATTGCCCGGCCGGATGACCCGAAAGGCGGAGATACCTGGAACGGGCTGCCGCTGGAGAGCCGGATGGGCGGTTCGGCCTGGATCTCGGGCACCTATGACCCCGACCAGAAACTTGTCTTCCAGGGGGTCGGCCAGCCTTACCCCTGGATCGCCGAAATGCGCGGAACGCTGCCGGTGAAGGATGGCAAGAACAACGATGCCCTCTACACCGATTCTACCATGGCGATCGACCCGGCCTCGGGCGAGCTGAAATGGTACCACCAGTACCTCAAGGACGACACCTGGGACCTCGATTACGTCTACGAGCGGCAGCTGATCGACCTTCCGGTCGCCGGTGTGGACAAGAAGATGCTGGTGACCACCGGCAAGCTGGGCATCATCGAGGCGATTGATCGCACCAACGGCGATTTCCTGTGGGCGACCGAGACGGTGCCGCAAAACGTCGTCTCTGCCATCGATGAAAAGACAGGCGAAAAGACCATCAACCAGGACGCTGTCCCGCATATCGGCAAGACGACGGTGAACTGCCCGGCGGACCCCGGGGGGCGCGGTTGGCCGGCCACGGCCTACAGCCCGAAGACCCAGGCACTATACCTGCCGCTGAACGAGTTCTGCTCGAACACGACGCCGCAGCCGCTCGACCCTGGCCAAGTGTACACGGGCGGAGGCAGGGCCACCTATGACCGCGTGCCGGTGCCGAACAGCGACGGCAATATCGGCCGGATCGATGCGGTCAAGCTGACCGACCAGTCGCAGATGTGGAGCCATCGCCAGCGCTCACCCGTCACCAGCGCCGTTCTGCCGACCGCAGGCGGGCTCGTCTTCGCGGGCAGTTGGGACCGCTGGTTCCGGGCTTTTGACGACGAGACCGGCGACGTGCTGTGGGAAACGCGGGTGAACAACGCGATCAACTCGTTCCCGATCAGCTACGAGGTCGACGGCAAGCAGTACATCGCCGTCGCCGTGGGCAATGGGTCCAGCGCCGCACGCTCTTGGGCGACGCTGACGCCCGAATTGCTGAACCCGGATGGCGGCTCGGCCCTGTGGGTATTTGCCGTTTCGGACGAGAAGAAAACGGCCGCCAACTGA
- a CDS encoding substrate-binding periplasmic protein, translating into MPIAAPAQDTPYIAEPWRYGRNDDKNTLRYCIDPRDSEWKIAQDIAQQIAAALLLEPAPKMIEDKRVTAGWDVLYTHLLTDCDVYFGFKLIPGVYPGWVTLTRPYYASTYVFAVTDPSWQSLADIPPDRPIATAIGTSADFSFIKYLQTLPPARQWPRFPMGTNEDALAALSKGTAAAALVWGPAVWAAKEANPAYADLRLIAPDPLPPTTLNMGAAMLGNQSFLRSNVDRAISELTADGTIAAILKDHAFPAEPVP; encoded by the coding sequence ATGCCCATCGCGGCCCCGGCGCAGGATACGCCCTACATCGCAGAGCCGTGGCGCTACGGTCGAAACGACGACAAGAATACCTTGCGCTACTGCATCGACCCGAGGGATTCAGAGTGGAAGATCGCACAGGACATCGCCCAGCAGATCGCCGCGGCCCTGCTGCTGGAACCCGCGCCCAAGATGATCGAGGACAAGCGGGTCACGGCGGGCTGGGACGTCCTTTACACCCATCTTCTGACGGATTGCGACGTCTACTTCGGCTTCAAGCTGATCCCGGGGGTTTATCCCGGTTGGGTGACGCTGACGCGCCCCTACTATGCCTCGACCTACGTGTTCGCCGTCACCGACCCAAGCTGGCAATCTCTCGCGGACATTCCGCCAGATCGGCCCATCGCGACGGCAATCGGCACCAGCGCGGATTTCAGCTTCATCAAATACCTGCAAACGCTGCCCCCTGCCCGCCAGTGGCCACGCTTTCCAATGGGCACCAACGAAGATGCCCTTGCGGCCCTTTCCAAAGGCACGGCGGCGGCCGCCTTGGTCTGGGGACCCGCCGTCTGGGCCGCGAAGGAGGCGAACCCGGCCTATGCCGACCTGCGCCTGATTGCGCCCGACCCCTTGCCACCAACCACGCTGAACATGGGCGCAGCCATGCTGGGCAACCAGAGCTTTTTGCGCAGCAACGTCGACCGCGCCATTTCAGAGCTGACGGCAGACGGGACGATAGCCGCGATCCTGAAGGACCATGCTTTCCCCGCAGAGCCGGTTCCCTAG
- a CDS encoding ABC transporter ATP-binding protein, translating to MKGGIVACDVGKRFGRTLALDKVSLTVQPGQLFALLGPNGAGKTTLVRILTTLLRADSGTVLVDGKDVVKQAQAARASIGVVFQEPSLDDRLTVGENLDFHGRVYGVPGPLRRKRIHQMLDLVELTDQHDRLVRTLSSGMKRRVEIARALIHDTAILFMDEPTVGLDVQSRARIWDYIARLRDERDLTVVVTTHYIEEVAGCDRVCIIDQGKVLAADTPAALRRRYGQVLLRVTPRDEETRAQILALVPDAALDSQGSIILPVPEEGFVDRFLARFGPHIITMHLDEATLESVFLSLTGREIRERAPSPRERTYAFAQQGGEHTR from the coding sequence GTGAAGGGTGGGATCGTTGCCTGCGATGTCGGCAAGCGCTTCGGACGGACGCTGGCGCTCGACAAGGTATCCCTGACCGTCCAACCCGGTCAGTTGTTCGCGCTTCTCGGGCCCAACGGCGCGGGCAAGACTACCCTTGTGCGGATTCTTACTACCCTGCTGCGGGCCGACAGCGGCACTGTTCTGGTGGACGGCAAGGATGTCGTGAAGCAGGCACAAGCCGCACGCGCCAGCATCGGAGTGGTTTTTCAGGAGCCGAGCCTTGATGACCGGCTGACGGTGGGCGAGAACCTAGATTTCCACGGCCGGGTATATGGCGTTCCGGGACCGCTGCGTCGCAAGCGCATCCACCAGATGCTGGATTTGGTCGAGTTGACCGATCAGCACGATCGACTGGTGCGCACGCTGTCCTCTGGCATGAAACGCCGCGTCGAGATTGCCCGAGCGCTGATCCACGACACGGCCATCCTGTTCATGGACGAGCCGACGGTGGGGCTCGACGTCCAGAGCCGCGCGCGGATCTGGGACTATATCGCGCGCCTGCGTGACGAGCGTGACCTGACAGTGGTGGTGACCACCCACTACATTGAAGAGGTCGCGGGCTGCGACCGCGTTTGTATCATCGACCAGGGCAAGGTTCTCGCCGCCGACACGCCCGCGGCTTTGCGGCGCAGGTACGGACAAGTTCTTTTGCGGGTCACACCGCGTGACGAGGAGACCCGGGCCCAGATCCTTGCCCTGGTCCCCGACGCCGCCCTGGATTCCCAAGGCTCGATCATCCTACCTGTCCCCGAGGAAGGTTTCGTCGACCGCTTTCTGGCGCGGTTCGGCCCGCATATCATCACCATGCATCTCGATGAGGCGACGCTCGAAAGCGTGTTCCTGTCCCTGACCGGGCGCGAGATCCGCGAGCGCGCGCCAAGCCCGCGCGAAAGGACCTATGCCTTCGCCCAACAAGGCGGAGAGCACACGCGATGA